The following is a genomic window from Citrifermentans bemidjiense Bem.
ATTAGGAAGTAGTGCACCTCGCCGTGGGTCTTGTCAATCACCACCTTCTCCTTGATCAGCAGCCCCTCCCCGCGAACCTCCCGTAAAAGCCCGTTGCCGTAATGCTGCAGGATGCGCGACTGGACCGCGCCCGGCAGGTACGTTTGCGGCTGCTCAACCTTTTCGATGATGAGTTTCCAGATGGTGTCGAACGCTGCATGCACCTCGCAGCTATAACTGATCTTGCGCATGACCTGGCACCTCCTGCCGTTGGCGGAAAAGAAGCCAAAGTAAGCGAAAAGCGGCTTGACAAAAGCAAGCGAAAAGCAGCAGGAAAAAACATCACCAACTTTACCCTATTGTTTTTGGGAGGCAATGGAGGACACTTTTTTAATGGGAATGAGCTTCCGAATTTTCCCGATTAACACTTGAACGGCTAGACCCTCACCAGCTGCACTTGTAAAGACCGGTGATCTCCTTTAAGATAGCCTGTCTTCTAATAAGCCTGACGAAAAACAGAAATAATGAGGAGGAATCGATGAGTAAGACTGCGCTGATAACCGGGGCCTCGTCGGGGTTCGGAGCCGCCTGTGCCCGCGCCTTCGCGGACCAGGGATGGAAGCTGGTCCTGGCCGCCCGGCGCCGCGAAGCGCTGGAGCAACTCAAGGAGGAACTTGGCGGCGACTCCAGGGTCTTTTGCATCACTCTGGACGTCCGCGACCGGGAAGCTGTCTCCGCCGCTTTCGCCTCCCTCCCGGCTCAGTTTGCCGACATAGACCTGCTGCTGAACAACGCCGGGCTGGCACTAGGGCTTGGGCCTGCCCACCAGGCCTCGCTGGACGACTGGGAAACCATGGTCGACACCAACATAAAGGGGGTCATGTACTGCACCCGCGCCATCCTCCCCGGGATGGTGGCCCGCAACCGCGGGCACGTGATCAACATCGGCTCCGTCGCGGGTAGCTGGCCCTATCCCGGAGGGAACGTCTACGGCGCCAGCAAGGCGTTCGTGCAGCAGTTCTCCCGGAATCTGCGCGCGGACCTTTTGGGGACCGCCGTCAGGGTAACCAACATCGAGCCCGGCATGGCTGAGACCGAGTTCTCCAAGGTGCGGTTCAAGGGGGAGGACGAAAAGGCGCATCGCGTCTATGCCGGCACGGAGCCGCTGCAGGGCGAAGACATAGCGGAGATTGTTGCGTGGGTGGCGTCGGTGCCGCAACGGGTCAACATCAACAGCGTAGAGGTGATGTCGGTTTGTCAGGCATGGGGTCCGCTGGCAGTCCACCGCGGCGCCGCCGGATAAAGGTCGATAAAAGCCGGCCGGAAAACAAAAAAGGAGCAACCGCCCTAGGGAAGTTGCTCCTTTTGTTCATTCAGCTCGCTTAAGTTTCCGGACGGTCAGTAGTCCTCGGAATCCTCGCTCAGGTCGTCGGGGTCCAGCGCAGGGCGGGTGATGTTGTTGTCCTGCAGGAACTGGATCAACTCCATGTCCATCCTTTTGAAATGGCTGCGCAGCCACTCGCACATGGCGTTGACGGCGGCAACTATCATCAGCGTGTTCTCCCCCTGCTCGGCATGCAGCGCCTCCAACCTGAGCACCTCGCGAAAGAACATCTCGTGCTGGGCCTTGTGCGCCTCGTACCCGGGATAGCCCGATTCCAGCTGAATCTTTTCCTCGTCCTTGAAGTGCCTGCGCACGTACTTTTTCAGGAACCACATCAGCTTTCCGATCTCTTCGCTACCCTTTTTCGCCCTGGCGCCCTTCAACAAATCGTCCACACGGCGCAACAGCTCCTGGTGCTGTCCGTCGATTTCATGGTTCCCCGTAATCATTTCATCACGCCACTGCGTCAACATGCATCTCTCTCCTGTACCGCCTGTCTCCTTGTGGGAGTGTGAGAGTGTTTTATCGCCCTCTGTGGTTAATTATCGGCAAAACTCCATGCAACTTTAGCAATAACATCGCTCTGCCGTCGGTGCACTAGGATCTCGGCAAAGGAACCAATGCAATCTGCCGGCACCGACACAAGCTTTGGTGCTGAGCAGAAAAGGCCACAGACATTTCGCCTGCGGCCTTTGACAACGATCTCTCGCTTCCAACCGTTACGCCTTCTTTTCCTCGTTCAGTTGGACCACGTCCTCACCGGAGGATGCCTTCTTGAAGTTCTTGATGCTGCTTCCCAGTGCCTGCCCCAACTGCGGAAGTTTCGCCGGTCCTACCACGACCAGTGCTATGACGAGGACGATGATCATTTCCGGCATACCGAATCCAAACATTTAACTTCTCCTTTAAAGAACCGCCTTACCGGTTCGATGTTTCGTTGGTTTTATGTGAGCCCCGATGCCTTTGGCCCGGGGTCGCTTTCAAATTCAAGCCTGCAGTTTTTGCTGAGCTGCATCGGAATAGGGCTCGCCTGAGGCCGCCTTTTCCTTGTCGGCGTTTCTTAAGTCGTAGTATTCCTGCGGCGTATTGATGTTGCTGAAGGAATCGAAGCGGGGGTCGAAACCGGCCACCTCCGAGGGGCTTATTTCGCGCACGTTCACCCGTGGCAGGATGGAAACGATGCGGCGCTTGCCGTTTTTGAGCGAAGACTCCATGGCCGGCAGACACCCCTTGTTGTACAGCGCGTGCAGCGG
Proteins encoded in this region:
- a CDS encoding SDR family NAD(P)-dependent oxidoreductase, encoding MSKTALITGASSGFGAACARAFADQGWKLVLAARRREALEQLKEELGGDSRVFCITLDVRDREAVSAAFASLPAQFADIDLLLNNAGLALGLGPAHQASLDDWETMVDTNIKGVMYCTRAILPGMVARNRGHVINIGSVAGSWPYPGGNVYGASKAFVQQFSRNLRADLLGTAVRVTNIEPGMAETEFSKVRFKGEDEKAHRVYAGTEPLQGEDIAEIVAWVASVPQRVNINSVEVMSVCQAWGPLAVHRGAAG
- a CDS encoding bacteriohemerythrin: MLTQWRDEMITGNHEIDGQHQELLRRVDDLLKGARAKKGSEEIGKLMWFLKKYVRRHFKDEEKIQLESGYPGYEAHKAQHEMFFREVLRLEALHAEQGENTLMIVAAVNAMCEWLRSHFKRMDMELIQFLQDNNITRPALDPDDLSEDSEDY
- a CDS encoding twin-arginine translocase TatA/TatE family subunit, translating into MFGFGMPEMIIVLVIALVVVGPAKLPQLGQALGSSIKNFKKASSGEDVVQLNEEKKA